The Hyphomonas sediminis genome contains a region encoding:
- a CDS encoding tetratricopeptide repeat protein, whose amino-acid sequence MKPVNIIILGSCLALGAAGYFMIGKPGMADQPMAERQAELIERVRTDPESLTEAEMLSRLEQAVIDKPEDPQPHYFIGEILRTKGRTEDAVRAYQSALRRDQDFVPALVGLADVLTQLSEGAIGPDATRLYARAYELDETQVSAGMRAAMGAAQAGEQEKAEQAMRYIYSRLPEDDPRRERFRPMIEAIGQAPPEAE is encoded by the coding sequence ATGAAACCAGTCAACATCATCATTCTCGGCAGCTGCCTCGCGCTTGGCGCGGCGGGCTATTTCATGATCGGCAAGCCCGGCATGGCGGATCAGCCGATGGCGGAGCGGCAGGCGGAATTGATCGAAAGGGTGCGTACGGACCCGGAATCGCTGACTGAGGCGGAGATGCTTTCGCGCCTTGAGCAGGCGGTGATCGACAAACCCGAAGACCCGCAGCCGCACTACTTCATCGGCGAAATCCTGCGCACCAAGGGCCGTACGGAAGACGCTGTGCGGGCCTATCAATCCGCGCTGCGCCGGGATCAGGACTTTGTGCCTGCGCTGGTCGGGCTGGCCGATGTGCTGACCCAGCTGAGCGAGGGGGCTATCGGGCCGGACGCAACGCGGCTTTATGCGCGCGCCTACGAGCTCGACGAGACGCAGGTGAGCGCCGGGATGCGAGCAGCCATGGGCGCGGCGCAGGCCGGCGAACAGGAGAAGGCCGAGCAGGCCATGCGTTATATCTATTCGCGCCTGCCCGAAGACGATCCGCGCCGCGAGCGCTTCCGCCCCATGATTGAGGCGATCGGACAGGCGCCGCCAGAAGCGGAATAA
- a CDS encoding cytochrome c maturation protein CcmE: MRARTRRLYAFGIAALLVAAAAALAFFALRENANLFYTPEVLAEKGLPEAGREVKVGGWVEPGSLTYTDGGATMRFIVIDNSPHTISVNFTGVAPDLFREGQGVVAIGKFSDAGEFTARQLLAKHDENYQPRELKPLEAGG; this comes from the coding sequence ATGCGCGCACGTACCCGACGCCTTTACGCTTTTGGCATCGCCGCCCTGCTCGTGGCAGCAGCGGCAGCCCTCGCTTTCTTCGCCCTGCGCGAAAACGCCAACCTGTTCTACACGCCGGAAGTTCTGGCGGAAAAAGGCCTGCCCGAGGCGGGACGCGAAGTGAAGGTTGGCGGCTGGGTGGAGCCTGGATCGCTGACCTATACCGATGGCGGGGCGACCATGCGCTTCATCGTGATCGACAACAGCCCGCACACGATTTCCGTAAACTTTACCGGCGTTGCGCCGGACCTGTTCCGCGAGGGGCAGGGCGTTGTGGCGATTGGCAAGTTCTCTGACGCCGGCGAGTTCACCGCGCGCCAGCTGCTGGCCAAGCATGACGAAAACTATCAACCGCGCGAACTGAAGCCGCTTGAGGCGGGCGGATGA
- a CDS encoding heme lyase CcmF/NrfE family subunit, whose protein sequence is MIELGHFAAFLALGLSLAQAILGLKGERRLSGMVAILAFGAMSLSFLTLIFAFMQSDFSVALVTNNSHTLKPMIYKIAGAWGNHEGSMALWCLVTLGFGAVAAATMKTGRPQFEARALGVQGLLAVGTLAYLLFASSPFLRMDPAPFQGAGLNPLLQDPALALHPPMLYLGYVGYSFVFALAAAGLMEGRIDRVWAKEARIWSLAAFAPLTLGIALGSYWAYYELGWGGWWFWDPVENASLMPWLIGAALLHSVIVTEKRESFSAWTVLLSVLAFLFSILGAFLVRSGVLTSVHAFAVDPERGTLLLMGLLAYGGFALGLFAIRAPLLAGGKPWQLLSREGALMANNVVLIVATLTVLLGTLFPLIAEAFGRTISVGEPYFNLTFVPILVLILLILPVVQAWAWGKADLKGWTRWAIGGAVLTAIFLLLGVGPLNIPLGAAFGIALGLWLVFGGVWEMKRRAITLGRIFKLPARVWAMTLAHVGLGLFVIGAVVETSGRYEATLALAEGGTGSVAGWAITLDNVYSVEGPNWYADKAVLTARKGSSNALLEPMKRFYPAAMMPTTETAIYKTGTGDLYIALGEQRDIDGEARWVFRVYYNPMVDLLYLGVVLIGVGGLLAMWPARKATKRAASEA, encoded by the coding sequence ATGATCGAGCTTGGACATTTCGCGGCGTTCCTGGCGCTTGGCCTGTCTCTGGCGCAGGCCATCCTTGGCCTGAAAGGTGAACGCCGGCTCTCCGGCATGGTGGCGATCCTTGCCTTTGGCGCGATGTCGTTATCGTTCCTGACGTTGATCTTTGCCTTCATGCAGTCGGATTTCTCCGTCGCGCTGGTGACCAACAATTCCCACACGCTGAAGCCGATGATCTACAAGATCGCCGGTGCCTGGGGGAATCATGAGGGCTCGATGGCGCTCTGGTGCCTCGTAACGCTGGGCTTTGGCGCCGTCGCAGCGGCGACGATGAAAACGGGCCGTCCGCAGTTTGAAGCGCGGGCGCTGGGCGTGCAGGGCCTGCTGGCCGTCGGCACGCTAGCCTATCTGTTGTTTGCGTCTTCGCCCTTCCTGCGCATGGACCCTGCGCCGTTTCAGGGCGCGGGCCTGAACCCGCTGCTGCAGGACCCCGCGCTCGCCCTGCACCCGCCGATGCTGTATCTCGGCTATGTAGGCTATTCCTTCGTATTCGCGCTGGCTGCTGCTGGCTTGATGGAGGGGCGGATTGACCGCGTTTGGGCGAAGGAAGCCCGCATTTGGTCTCTGGCAGCGTTCGCTCCGCTGACCCTCGGTATCGCACTCGGTTCCTATTGGGCCTATTACGAGCTTGGTTGGGGTGGTTGGTGGTTCTGGGACCCGGTGGAGAATGCGTCCCTGATGCCCTGGCTGATCGGCGCCGCGCTGCTGCACTCGGTCATCGTCACGGAGAAACGAGAGAGCTTTTCGGCGTGGACCGTGCTGCTGTCGGTACTCGCCTTCCTGTTCTCCATCCTTGGTGCGTTTCTTGTTCGCTCCGGCGTTTTGACTTCGGTTCATGCATTCGCCGTTGATCCCGAGCGCGGCACGCTGCTGCTAATGGGGCTACTGGCCTATGGCGGCTTTGCGCTTGGCCTGTTTGCAATCCGCGCGCCGTTGCTCGCGGGTGGCAAGCCCTGGCAATTGCTGAGCCGTGAAGGCGCGCTGATGGCGAACAATGTCGTCCTGATTGTGGCGACACTGACGGTCCTGCTGGGAACATTGTTCCCGCTGATCGCAGAGGCGTTTGGACGTACGATTTCCGTTGGTGAACCCTATTTCAATCTCACATTTGTGCCGATCCTTGTGTTGATCCTGCTGATCCTGCCGGTGGTTCAGGCCTGGGCTTGGGGCAAGGCGGACCTGAAGGGCTGGACACGCTGGGCCATTGGCGGCGCCGTGCTTACGGCGATCTTCCTGCTGCTTGGCGTTGGGCCGTTGAACATTCCTCTCGGCGCAGCTTTCGGGATTGCGCTTGGCCTGTGGCTCGTCTTTGGCGGTGTCTGGGAAATGAAGCGCCGGGCGATCACGCTGGGGCGCATTTTCAAGCTGCCGGCGCGCGTCTGGGCGATGACACTGGCGCATGTCGGGCTTGGCCTGTTCGTGATTGGTGCGGTGGTCGAAACCAGTGGACGCTATGAGGCGACGCTGGCGCTGGCCGAGGGCGGCACCGGATCGGTCGCCGGCTGGGCGATCACACTGGACAATGTTTATTCCGTGGAAGGACCGAACTGGTATGCCGACAAGGCGGTGCTGACGGCGCGCAAGGGCAGTAGCAATGCCCTGCTGGAACCAATGAAGCGCTTCTATCCGGCAGCGATGATGCCAACGACGGAAACGGCGATCTACAAGACCGGGACGGGCGACCTCTACATTGCACTTGGTGAACAACGAGACATCGATGGCGAAGCGCGCTGGGTGTTTCGCGTCTACTACAATCCGATGGTGGATCTTCTGTATCTCGGTGTTGTGCTGATCGGCGTTGGCGGGCTGCTGGCCATGTGGCCGGCGCGCAAGGCCACTAAGCGCGCGGCAAGCGAAGCGTAG
- a CDS encoding sensor histidine kinase gives MKSPLQLPSWLAPMVPDRAQILRPLRVVGRSIRSVWRGIGKAWAGLPFMAQIKKAMPAFARTTTFKLTILYSAMIAAFSGALLVYLYYSTVYYIRAESENRITVEFEQLANAYYTGGMERLSQSVFERMTLSGSQFFYYLEDSSGRKIAGHFPRLPAEPPAVGMKTVYFDFELPQADGTSTLRPAAGRIVRLRDNGGALMVAFDTAQQTVIVGRIRNAVYVAVPIALILSLAGGLLISRGAANRADELAKTTEAVMGGELGRRMPVRGSGDEFDRLAQRLNAMLDQIQKLVESSRHTGDAIAHDLRSPLTRLRNRLELALSQPLSEDAANETLGTTLQEVDRVLDTFNAILRLARLDAGSEGTLTRMDLSELAEQLAELFDPACEEANLGFKSQIARNLVILGDKDLIGQALANLLDNAVKYTPEGGSISFTANRTPEGMIDLTVIDSGPGIPEDKRDKVTQRFHRLDSARTLPGSGLGLALVESVAELHRGQLILGTANGPTDRPGLKATLRLPRA, from the coding sequence ATGAAATCGCCGCTCCAACTTCCCTCATGGCTGGCACCCATGGTGCCTGACCGGGCGCAGATCCTGCGCCCTTTGCGTGTTGTTGGCCGCAGCATCCGCAGCGTCTGGCGCGGCATCGGCAAAGCCTGGGCGGGCCTGCCCTTCATGGCGCAGATCAAGAAGGCGATGCCCGCATTTGCGCGCACCACCACCTTCAAGCTGACGATCCTCTACTCCGCAATGATCGCGGCGTTCTCGGGCGCCCTGCTCGTTTATCTATACTATTCAACGGTCTACTATATCCGCGCCGAGTCCGAGAACCGGATTACGGTGGAGTTTGAGCAGCTCGCCAACGCCTACTACACCGGCGGCATGGAGCGTCTCAGCCAGTCCGTTTTCGAGCGGATGACGCTCTCCGGCTCGCAGTTTTTCTATTACCTTGAGGACTCCTCTGGCCGGAAAATCGCGGGTCACTTCCCCCGCCTGCCGGCAGAGCCCCCAGCCGTGGGCATGAAAACCGTCTATTTCGATTTCGAGCTGCCACAGGCTGACGGCACATCCACCCTCCGCCCGGCAGCCGGCCGCATCGTTCGCCTGCGAGACAATGGCGGCGCGCTGATGGTCGCCTTTGACACTGCGCAGCAGACAGTGATCGTCGGGCGCATCCGCAACGCTGTTTACGTTGCCGTGCCCATTGCGCTCATCCTCTCACTTGCAGGCGGCCTGCTCATCTCTCGCGGCGCGGCGAACCGTGCCGACGAACTCGCCAAGACAACCGAGGCCGTCATGGGCGGTGAACTTGGCCGCCGGATGCCAGTTCGCGGATCGGGCGACGAATTCGACCGCCTCGCGCAGCGGCTCAATGCGATGCTCGACCAGATTCAGAAGCTGGTTGAATCCTCGCGCCACACGGGCGACGCGATCGCACACGACCTGCGCTCGCCGCTGACGCGCCTGCGCAACCGGCTGGAGCTGGCGCTCAGCCAACCCCTCTCGGAAGACGCCGCCAACGAGACACTCGGAACCACGCTGCAGGAAGTCGACCGCGTGCTCGACACCTTCAACGCCATCCTCCGCCTCGCCCGCCTCGATGCCGGCTCGGAAGGCACTCTCACCCGGATGGACCTTAGCGAACTGGCCGAGCAACTTGCCGAACTCTTCGATCCCGCCTGTGAAGAAGCAAACCTTGGCTTCAAGAGCCAGATCGCCCGCAATCTCGTGATCCTCGGCGACAAGGACCTGATCGGCCAGGCCCTCGCCAACCTTCTGGACAATGCAGTCAAATACACGCCCGAAGGTGGAAGCATCAGCTTTACCGCCAACCGTACGCCGGAAGGCATGATTGATCTCACGGTGATCGATTCAGGTCCCGGCATTCCGGAAGACAAGCGCGACAAGGTCACCCAGCGTTTCCACCGGCTCGACTCGGCGCGGACGCTGCCAGGCTCAGGCCTTGGTCTGGCGCTGGTCGAGTCCGTTGCGGAGCTGCATCGCGGCCAACTCATTCTCGGCACGGCCAACGGTCCGACTGACCGCCCCGGTCTGAAAGCTACGCTTCGCTTGCCGCGCGCTTAG
- a CDS encoding response regulator transcription factor has protein sequence MTLMETSMVEDESTTSLKVLVIEDDNEMASFIEKVLTDAGHSVERASDGASGLAKARSSEFDALVVDRMLPEKDGLTLLQEFRAAGGTTPALFLSALGDVQNKVQGLRAGAEDYLAKPFAPAELAARVEALGRRQVPAEAPVTVLKTGDLEMNLLTRKVTRAGKKIDLQPREFRLLEYLMRHAGQVVTRTMLLEKVWDYNFDPQTNVIDVHISRLRAKIDKEFGEPLLQTVRGAGYRLQSQG, from the coding sequence ATGACGTTGATGGAGACCAGCATGGTCGAAGACGAGTCCACCACTTCGCTGAAGGTCCTCGTGATCGAGGACGACAATGAAATGGCCAGCTTCATTGAGAAGGTTCTGACGGACGCCGGACATAGTGTGGAGCGCGCCAGCGATGGTGCCTCCGGCCTTGCCAAGGCGCGGTCTTCCGAGTTCGACGCCTTGGTGGTCGACCGGATGCTGCCGGAGAAGGATGGCCTGACACTGCTCCAGGAGTTTCGGGCGGCTGGCGGCACCACGCCGGCCCTCTTCCTGTCGGCTCTGGGCGACGTGCAGAACAAGGTGCAGGGCCTTCGCGCCGGCGCTGAAGACTATCTGGCCAAGCCATTTGCCCCCGCAGAGCTCGCCGCTCGCGTGGAAGCGCTCGGCCGCCGGCAGGTTCCTGCTGAAGCTCCGGTGACGGTTCTGAAGACCGGCGATCTGGAAATGAACCTCCTGACCCGCAAGGTGACCCGCGCGGGCAAGAAGATCGACCTTCAGCCGCGCGAGTTCCGCCTGCTGGAATACCTGATGCGACATGCGGGTCAGGTGGTGACCCGTACGATGCTTCTGGAGAAAGTCTGGGACTATAATTTCGACCCGCAAACCAACGTCATCGATGTTCACATCTCGCGCCTGCGCGCCAAGATCGACAAGGAGTTCGGCGAACCGCTGCTTCAGACGGTTCGTGGGGCCGGATATCGTCTTCAGAGCCAGGGCTAG
- a CDS encoding Do family serine endopeptidase yields the protein MRKFGISAQALVAAAFGAAIMGSAISVPKLVAPEAGAQPIAIQAPPGAPLSFADLIEKVEPAVVSVNVISTQDVSPLSGAEGFLEQFRGVPGMEEFFQQRPAPQDTPRQREARSLGSGFFISEDGLVVTNHHVIDRATQIQIVTSDGKELDAELVGTDRQTDLAVLRVKDKGKYPYVKFGSSKEVRKGDWVVALGNPFGLGGTATAGILSADGRELGAASPYTDFIQIDAPINRGNSGGPTFDLLGNVIGVNSQILSPSGGSVGIGFAIPAELAKEVTDILIKDGRVSRGWLGVQIGDLTPEFAEALGIEDASGALVADVTVGSPAEKAGLLRNDIILSVNGQKVTDATSTTRIVARLIANTSNKFEIIRNGKRQNINVVVGERPEDPYASQGNQTSPNANRNQSSGVPGAFLDDFGVRLDPMTEDVRVRLGLRPADTGLMITEVSPDGIFGKAGFEKGLVILEANGQPVPTVEAFEKTVKDAKAAKRSKILLAVRVGQATTYSTVDLPAG from the coding sequence ATGCGCAAATTCGGGATTTCGGCCCAGGCACTCGTGGCGGCTGCCTTCGGAGCTGCAATCATGGGGAGCGCGATCTCGGTACCGAAGCTTGTCGCGCCCGAAGCCGGAGCTCAGCCCATAGCGATCCAAGCGCCCCCCGGCGCCCCGCTGAGCTTCGCGGACCTGATTGAGAAAGTCGAGCCGGCGGTCGTCAGCGTGAACGTGATTTCAACTCAGGATGTCTCGCCCTTGTCCGGGGCGGAAGGTTTCCTTGAGCAATTCCGAGGTGTGCCCGGCATGGAAGAATTCTTCCAGCAGCGCCCCGCCCCGCAGGATACACCGCGCCAGCGTGAAGCACGCTCGCTCGGCTCCGGCTTCTTCATTTCCGAAGATGGCCTCGTCGTCACCAATCACCACGTCATCGACCGCGCCACGCAAATCCAGATCGTTACCTCTGACGGCAAGGAGCTGGATGCTGAACTTGTTGGTACGGACCGCCAGACGGACCTCGCCGTACTGCGCGTGAAGGACAAGGGCAAATACCCCTATGTGAAGTTCGGCTCCTCGAAGGAAGTGCGCAAGGGTGACTGGGTTGTCGCCCTGGGCAACCCCTTCGGGCTCGGCGGCACTGCAACAGCCGGTATCCTCTCGGCTGACGGCCGCGAACTTGGCGCTGCCAGCCCGTACACGGACTTCATCCAGATCGACGCACCGATCAACCGCGGCAACTCCGGCGGCCCGACCTTCGACCTTCTGGGCAACGTCATCGGCGTGAACTCGCAGATCCTGTCGCCGTCGGGCGGCTCGGTCGGCATCGGCTTCGCCATCCCGGCAGAGCTTGCGAAGGAAGTGACCGATATCCTCATCAAGGACGGCCGCGTGTCCCGTGGCTGGCTGGGTGTTCAGATCGGTGACCTGACACCTGAATTCGCTGAAGCCCTCGGCATCGAAGATGCCAGCGGCGCGCTCGTTGCCGACGTCACGGTAGGTAGCCCCGCCGAAAAAGCCGGCCTGCTGCGCAACGACATCATCCTTTCGGTCAACGGCCAGAAGGTGACGGATGCAACCTCGACAACCCGTATCGTCGCCCGCCTGATTGCGAACACCTCGAACAAGTTCGAAATCATTCGCAACGGCAAGCGCCAGAATATCAATGTCGTCGTCGGTGAGCGTCCGGAAGATCCGTATGCCTCACAGGGCAACCAGACGTCGCCGAATGCGAACCGTAACCAGTCCTCCGGCGTCCCCGGCGCTTTCCTGGATGACTTCGGTGTTCGCCTCGACCCGATGACCGAAGACGTGCGCGTGCGCCTCGGTCTGCGCCCGGCAGATACCGGCCTGATGATCACCGAAGTGTCTCCGGATGGCATCTTTGGAAAGGCTGGCTTTGAAAAAGGTCTGGTCATTCTGGAAGCCAACGGCCAACCTGTGCCGACAGTCGAGGCCTTCGAGAAAACCGTGAAGGATGCCAAGGCCGCCAAGCGGTCGAAGATCCTCCTGGCGGTCCGTGTCGGTCAGGCCACCACTTACAGCACCGTAGACTTGCCGGCAGGCTGA
- a CDS encoding cytochrome c-type biogenesis protein → MKALLASVLVAFAASAPLEDPAAEARAQALMREVRCVACENEPVSQSSAPIAEDMRDRIREMVGEGASDKEIRDWFVSRYGEFVLFRPPARDPASWLLWLLPFVLLGAGVGIGLSLAANAKRKCGPVEPEDA, encoded by the coding sequence ATGAAAGCGCTGCTCGCCTCCGTCCTCGTCGCCTTTGCCGCCAGTGCGCCTCTGGAAGATCCGGCTGCCGAAGCGCGCGCACAGGCGCTGATGCGCGAGGTGCGCTGCGTTGCCTGCGAAAACGAGCCGGTTTCGCAGTCTTCCGCACCGATCGCGGAGGACATGCGCGACCGGATACGCGAAATGGTCGGCGAAGGTGCCAGCGACAAGGAAATCCGCGACTGGTTCGTCAGCCGCTATGGCGAGTTCGTCCTGTTCCGCCCCCCGGCGCGTGATCCAGCCAGCTGGCTTCTGTGGCTACTTCCCTTTGTCCTGCTCGGCGCCGGCGTGGGAATCGGCCTCTCGCTGGCGGCAAATGCGAAACGAAAATGCGGGCCAGTCGAGCCTGAAGACGCCTGA